The candidate division WOR-3 bacterium sequence TCTAAATCCTGAGCAGCAACCAACGTTGATCCAGTTCCAACAAATGGATCAAGGACAAGTTCACCCCGATGAGTAAATAATTCAATGCATTTGGCAGGCAGTGAAATTGGAAAGGCTGCTGGATGAACCTCCTTATCCCGAATATCTCGCTTTTCATAATAGCATTCCCAAATTGCCACTTGATGTTTAATCCATTCTTTTGGGGTAAGACAATTTAATTTTCGTGACGGGCAATCGCATATCCGGGTATAACCAATTTGTAGCCGCGTAGGGACTAAGGAAATTGTTGCACCTTCCTTAGCCAAAAATTGTGGCTGGTTTTTTGCAGTCTTCTTTTTCATAATTCTTCTATATAGGAGAAAAGGCGCTCAAGTCTTGATTCTGGAGTGCGAAAGCCAGTTCCGTGATTCCGGGCGCGCGTCCCCTTATCATGCAACCTTAGGTCAACAAGAATATTGCCTTGTTCAATTTGGTCTTTAATAATGCTTGGTGAAGTGCCTCGCAACAACCTTGCTCTTGTAAATCTAAACCATTCTTTATCCCCTCGGATTTCACTCTGGGCACTCACGAGAATAAGAGCCGGCACCTTTGCCATAAACTGCCGGGCAAGGTCAGTAAGCCGCCATTCTACCACAACGACACCAGATATGTGCCTAACCGATATTGCAGCCTCGTCGATATGAAGAAAAAGCCCCGCGCTATTAGGCATCCTGGACATAGTAAAGTAAAGCCCCAATCGTCCATTTTCATCAGGCACGCCAAATTTTCTCACTGCATCCAGTTGATTCATTTTCCATGCTCGGCGATTAAAAGTGAATAATGTTATCATAGATGTTGAATCTACTCGATGCGTCTTTAATTCTACTTCCCCTAGGTCGGGCAAAGCAATATTATTCT is a genomic window containing:
- a CDS encoding MvaI/BcnI family restriction endonuclease translates to MTIAEFRQRFGEIKKLGWVPSKRRGPTGVGHTFEQLMGLTENNIALPDLGEVELKTHRVDSTSMITLFTFNRRAWKMNQLDAVRKFGVPDENGRLGLYFTMSRMPNSAGLFLHIDEAAISVRHISGVVVVEWRLTDLARQFMAKVPALILVSAQSEIRGDKEWFRFTRARLLRGTSPSIIKDQIEQGNILVDLRLHDKGTRARNHGTGFRTPESRLERLFSYIEEL